The following DNA comes from Streptomyces globosus.
CCGGGTCATGGGCCCGCCGGCGGTAGTGGGCGCGGCCGCCCGGACCGTAGCGGCCTATCTCCGTGGGCAGCGCCGCCTCCTCGGCGAGGCGGCGCGCGCTCCATCCCGTGATGTCGAGCAGGAGCCCGTCGAGGGGCCCGCCGACCAGTTCGCCGTACTGGCGGCCGGGCTGCGCGCCGGGGTCGGGGTCTTCGTGGTCGGCGCCGTAGACCCGGCGCCGGAGCATCCTGTCGTCCATACCCGCCAGCTTCACAGACGCCACTGACAACCGAGCAGGAGCACCGCCATGGCACATCGCGTACACCGGCCGGCCGAGGACGAGGAGTTCGCGTTCGTCCTGCGGATGGCCGAGGGGCCGGTGCTGGCGTGTTTCGTCGGGAGCTGGCCCAAGGCGCTCGCGGCGAGCCGCGAGATGGACGCGCTCGCGGCCGAAGCAGCCGCGGAGTACGGGCCGCGCCTGACGGCGGTGCGCGCCGACATGGCCCGCTGCCCCGGCCCCACCCGTCGGTTCGGCGTCACCTCCGCGCCGACCGCGCTCATCCTGCGCGACGGGCGGGAGGCGGCGCGGTACGAGGGCCCGGCGGCGCCGGAGGAGTTCCGGGCGTTCCTGCGGGAGCACCTCGGCGCGCCCTGAGGCCCGCGTCCGCAGGGCGCGGCAGGGTCGGGCGCCCGTGCGGACGCGGCGGCCATCTGGCCGAAACGGGTATGGGTCGGATAGATGCCCAGGGCATGTAATGGGTTCACACGACGGAGCCCCGGACCACGCCGACGAGGTGCTGCATGTCAGAGACCGTTGTCTTCCCGCAGAACCGGACCTGCCCCTACCACCCGCCGACCGCCTACGAACCCCTGCGCGCGGGGCGCCCCCTGTCCCGGGTGAGCCTCTTCGACGGCCGCTCCGTGTGGATCGTCACCGGGCACGCCGAGGCACGCGCCCTGCTCGCCGACGCCCGCCTGTCCTCCGACCGGCAGAACGCGGCCTTCCCCGCCCCCACCCCGCGTTTCGCGGGCCTGCGCGACCGCCGCACCGCCCTGCTCGGTGTGGACGACCCGGAGCACAACGCGCAGCGCCGGATGCTGATCCCGAGCTTCACCCTGAAGCGGACCGCGGCCCTGCGGCCCCGGATCCAGGAGACGGTGGACCGGCTGCTCGACGACATGGTGGCGCGCGGCCCGCGGGCGGAGCTGGTCGGCGCGTTCGCCCTGCCGGTGCCGTCGATGGTGATCTGCGACGTGCTGGGGGTCCCGTACGAGGACCACGAGTTCTTCGAGGAGCAGTCGCGCCGGCTGCTGCGCGGCCCGGAGATGGCCGACGTCGAGGACGCCCGCACCCGCATCAACGCCTACCTGGCGGAGCTGATCGAGCGGAAGCGGTCCGAGCCCGGCGAGGGCCTCCTCGACGAGCTGGTCGGCCGGCACGTGGAGGCGGGCGGGACGGACGTCGGCGAGCTGGTGTCGCTGGCGGCGATCCTGCTGATCGCGGGCCACGAGACCACGGCGAACATGATCTCGCTGGGGACGTTCACCCTGCTGCGGCACCCGGAGCAGCTGGCGGAGCTGCGGGAGGACCCCTCGCTGCTCCCGGCCGCGGTGGAGGAGCTGATGCGGTTCCTGTCGATCGCGGACGGCATGCTGCGGGTGGCCACCGAGGACATCGAGGTGGGCGGTGTGACAGTCCGCGCCGATGACGGGGTCGTCTTCTCCACGTCCGTCATCAACCGGGACGAGGCCGTCTTCGAGCGGCCGGACGTCCTCGACTGGCACCGTCCGGCCCGCCACCACCTCGGCTTCGGCTTCGGCGTGCACCAGTGCCTGGGGCAGAACCTGGCGCGGGCCGAGATGGAGATCGCCCTGGGCACCCTGTTCGCTCGGCTGCCCGGGCTGCGGCTGGCGGCCGACCCGGACCGCATCCCGTTCAAGCCGGGCGACACCCTCCAGGGCATGGTCGAACTGCCGGTGGCGTGGTGAGCGGCGACGCGCCGCGCGAGCGGCGCACCGGCGGCGGCGCGGCCGGCGCCGTCGCCGTCGCCGTCGACCGCGGTGTCTGCATCGGCGCCGGCCAGTGCGCCCTGACCGCGCCCGAGGTGTTCACGCAGGACGACGACGGCTTCGGGCAGGTGCTGCCGGGGCGGGAGGACGGCCACGGCAGCGCCCTGCTGCGGGAGGCCGTCCGCGCCTGCCCCGTCTCGGCGGTCTCGCTGCGGACGGGCGGCTGAGCCGCAGGGCCGCCGGCCCTGGGGCGGACGGTCGCGGGCCCCGCCGGATGCCTGCCGGCGGGGCCCGCTGCCGGACGTCTCGCGAATGCGTGGAGTGGTGTCCGGGTCAGGAGTGGGGAACGACGTTCTCCGCCTGGGGGCCCTTGGGGCCCTGGACCACGTCGTATTCGACCTTCTGGTTCTCCTCCAGCGACCGGTACCCGGAGGACTGGATCGCGGAGAAGTGGACGAAGACGTCGGGGCCGCCCGCGTCCTGCGTGATGAAGCCGAACCCCTTCTCCGCGTTGAACCACTTCACGATGCCTGTTGCCATTGGTGCTGATCCTTCTCAACGTGCCACGCGGACCGCACAAACGGTGCAGTCGTCACGATCCTTCCCTTGTGTCCCGCCCGCCACACTCCGGGTGCAGCCAACCGGGGACGGATCGAACACCAGGCCGCCCGCGGCGGGACGCGCGGGCACGCCGGCTGTTCAGACGCCGGCGTCCGGGGCGGGGGCCGGCGCCGCGCGGCGGGGGCGGCCGGCCGCGGCGCGGCGGCCTCCGCTCATGCGGCAGCCCAGGCAGTCCGTGTGGCCGCCGCGCGCCGCGGTGTCGCGGACCCGCCAGTCCCATGCGGATTCGGGCCGGGGGCCGCTCGGCTTGCCCCAGCCGGCCAGGTGCAGCAGCCAGGTGGCAAGCCCGGCCGCCGCGACGACCGCGAGGCCCAGCCAGAGGACCGGCTCCGAGGAGAGGCACAGTCCGGTGCCGGCGACGGCACTGCCGAGGACCGCCAGGGCGGTTCCGGTCCAGCCGGCCACGGTGTGCCCCATGTCCACGTGCCCGTGCGCGCTCATGCGTTCTCCCAGTAGGCTTCCGAACAGGAAGTTTCACCTCGCGAGAGCCCGGGAGCACCTGGACCGCCTGCGTTCCGGCGGGGCCGCGGCCCTGGCCGCCGCCGCGGCGGGCGCCCCCCGGGGCGCACAGGCCCCGATGGTAAAATCTCCCTTTTCGCGCCCCGAGGAAGGCTCTGCATGAAGAACCCGTCACCCTACGGGCGTTTCGGCGTCAGGCCCGCCGCGAAGGCGGCCCCGAGGAGCACCGCCGGCAAGGGCGGCAAGGCACCCCGGAGCGTCGTGCCCGCGGGCGAGTTCGCCATGCCCGAGCCGGCCGTGCCCGCACTGCCGCCGGTGGCGTCGTTCGAGGAGCTGGACCTGCCGCGCGAGCTGCTCGGGACGCTGGCCGAGGCCGGGGTGGCCGAGCCGTTCCCCATCCAGGCCGCCGCCCTGCCCAACGCCCTCGCCGGCCGGGACGTCCTCGGCCGGGCCCGCACCGGCTCCGGCAAGACGCTCGCCTTCGGCCTGGCCGTGCTGGCCCGGACCGCCGGCCGCAAGGCGGAGCCGAAGCGGCCGCTCGCGCTGGTCCTCGTACCGACGCGCGAGCTCGCGCAGCAGGTCACCGAGGCGCTCGCCCCGCACGCCGCGGCGCTGGACCTGCGCATGACCGCCGTCGTCGGCGGCCTGTCGATCGGCCGGCAGGTCGGCGAGCTGCGCCGCGGCACCGAGGTCGTCGTCGCCACCCCCGGCCGCCTGAACGACCTGGTGGGCCGGCGCGACGTCTCCCTGGAGCGGGTCCGGACCGCGGTGCTCGACGAGGCCGACCAGATGTGCGACATGGGCTTCCTGCCGCAGGTCACCGAACTCCTCGACCAGGTCCGCCCCGACGGGCAGCGCATGCTCTTCTCGGCGACCCTCGACCGCAACGTCGACCAGCTGGTGCGCGCCTACCTGAAGGACCCCGTCCCGCTCTCCGTCGACCCGTCCGCGGCGACCGTGACGACCATGGACCACCACGTCCTGCACATCCAGGCCGCCGACAAGTACTCCGCGGCGACCGAGATCGCCGCCCGCGAGGGCCGCGTGCTGATGTTCCTGGACACCAAGCACGGCGTGGACCAGTTCGTGAAGCACCTGCGGGCCATGGGCGTGCGCGCGGAGGGCCTGCACAGCGGCAAGTCGCAGCCGCAGCGGACCCGGACGCTCGCGCAGTTCAAGGAGGGGACAGTGACGGTCCTCGTCGCCACGAACGTCGCCGCCCGGGGCATCCACATCGACGACCTCGACCTCGTCGTGAACGTGGACCCGCCCGCCGACCACAAGGACTACCTGCACCGGGGCGGACGCACCGCCCGGGCGGGCGGCTCCGGCAGGGTCGTCACGCTCGCCACCCCGAACCAGCGGCGGGACGTGGTCCGGCTCATGGCCGAGGCCCGGATCCGGCCCACGACCACGCAGGTCCGCTCCGGCGAGGCCGCGCTCAGCCGGATCACCGGGGCCAAGGCCCCCTCCGGGGTGCCGCTGTCGGGCGCCTCGCCGACCGACGCCAAGGGCCGGCCGTCCGGCTCGGACCTCGGCTTCCGCGGCATGGGCAGCCGGTCGGGCAAGGCCGGCCGCGGCAAGGAGTCCCGCAAGACCGCCGAGGCCAAGGCCCTCGCCGAAGCCCGGCGCGCGGCCCGCGTCCGCCGAGGGCACTGAGCGGGACGGCACGGGGGCCGGGCCGGCCCCCGCCGGAGGGGCCGGCGTACCGGGCCGCGGCCGTCAGCGGCGCTCGCGGCGCCGGCGGCGGGCGGTGACGATCGCGCGGGTGACGACCGGCGGCAGCAGGTCCTTGGCCAGCTTCCGCCAGGCGGCTCCCGGCCGGGGCCTCGCCACCGGCTTCGGGGGCGCGACGGGCTCAGGGGCAGGCTCCGGAGCCGGGTGCAGCGGCTTCGGCGGCTCGGGCGGGACGGCGCCGTGGTCGCCGATGCGCACCAGCTGCTGCCCGGCCACGTCGTCGATGCCGTGCCACAGATCGGGGCGGCCCTCCAGCCAGTCGAGGAGGCCCCTCCGGTACGGCTCGGGGTCGTCCCAGGTGGCGTACAGCTTCGCCCCGGAGACACAGATCAGCCGCAGCCCCTCGGTGGCCACGGCCGCCCACACGGCGGCGGCCACGCCGGGGCAGTGCTCGGAGCGGTAGTCGTCGAAGGCGATCACCGCGCCCGGCGCGGCGACGGCCCTGGAGGAGGCGATGTCCTGCACGACGTGCTCGTACAGGTGGGAGGCGTCGATGTGGACGAACCGGCAGCTCGCCGGCCGGACCCGGTCGGCCACCACGAACGTCGGCGCCTGGATGACGGTCGGCAGCCGCTCGTGGAAGGCCAGGTAGTTCACCTCGAAGCCGCGGCGCGTGAGGGTGGGGTACGAGCCCTTCGTCTCCGCCAGGTTCGACTCGTCCGGCGCGGGCGAGTCGAAGAGGTCGCAGACGGTGAACTCCTCGCCGTCCCGCAGGTACCTCCCGAGGAAGATCGCGCTCTTGCCCATGAACGCACCCAGTTCGAGCAGGTCGCCCGGCTCGGCCCCGCTCTCCTCCTGGTGGGTCAGGAACCAGTCGAAGATGGCCTGGTCGTAGTCCGAGAACCACCCCTCGACCTGCTCGTACGCAGTCGGAGCGGGGATGGCCGGCTCTCCGTCGGGGGTGGTGACGGGAGCATGCGAAACGTGCGACACGGAGTGCAGCCTCCAGGGGAACGGCTTGGATCGACGCTGATACCCGGCCGGGGGTAGGCAGACCATAAGCCTGCGGGCGGCCGGATGACGAGTCCTTGTGCACACTGGTGGAATCTCGGTCCGCAGGCGCTCCCGCGATGCCGCCTTCGTCCCGGTCCGCACCGGGGGCCTGCGGTGCGGACCGGCGGTGTCAGGCGGTCGCGCTCGCGCGGCGCAGGCGCTGCGCCGCGCCGTTGCGGACCAGGCGCGTGCGTGCCGCCCCGGCGAGCAGCACGAGGGCCTCCGGGGGGACGGGCGAGCGGACGGCAGTGCGCTGGCACCAGTCCGAGGCCCGCGCCAGCTCCTCGGCCGACCAGGGCTCGCCGCGGACGACGGCCTTCAGCAGAACCCACTCGCGCAGCCGGCCCGCGGCGAACGCGCGCCCGGCGACGGCGGCGGACATGGCCGCCGCCCAGTCGGCGAAGCCGTCGGAGTGCAGCAGGCGGACGGCACGCCGGTCCAGGTGCGTCACCACCGCGCTCTCCGCCATCACGGGGTCGGGGTCGCGCAGCACCGCCGCGACGGCGCACGCCTCCGCCTCGGCCTCCGCGCGGCTCCCTGCCGCGGGGGTGCCGGCCGCGGCCGCCGCGGCCAGGGCGTCGAGGTGGCGGGCGTAACGCCAGTGCTCGGGCGGTGCCGTCCCCTCCGGCGCCGGCGCGGGTATCGGCTCATCGGTGCTCCCCATGGGTCCCATTCCACACGACGGCCCCGGACGGGCGGCGCCCAGGGTGGGCGCGGAGGTGGACGGGACGGGGACGGTTCCGGCGGTCAGCCGGCGGTCGGTGCCCGACCACCCGGCTCCGGCCCGGGCTCGGGCTCGGGCAGCGGGGCGCCCGTCTCCAGCAGCGTCTTCAGGCTCGACGCCAGCATCGGCCAGGCCTCGCCGCACATCCCGATCAGCGGGCCGTCGGGGACGAAGCCCTCGTGGCGGATCGTCAGCCGCGCCAGGGCGTCCCCGACCGGCTCGATCTCGTACGCCACCCGCGTCCGCGGCTGGGCGGCCAGCTCGGCCCGCAGCTCCTCCCCGACCCCCGCCGACGCCGCCCACTCGGGAGTGAAGGTGTGCCAGGTGTAGGCGAGCCGGCGGTCCGGGACGCACTCCAGGACGACCTGCCCGGCATCCTCGGTCCGCGCCCCGCGCTCCACCCACACCATCGGCGAACCCACCGCCCAGTCCGTCTCGAACGCCAGGCCCCAGTACCGGCGGGTGTACCCGGGGTCGGTGAGGGCCTGCCAGACGACGGCGGGGTCGGTCCGGATGTAGACGGTGTACGTGATCGCGCTGTCGGTCATGCCCCCATGCTGCGGGACGGCCCTCCGCGGCGGCCGGATTGGCCCGCCCGTGGGACCCGGAACGGCGGCCGGGGAGGCGGCCGGGACGGCGATCGGCGGGGCCGCACTGCCGACCGTGTCTCCTTATGACTTGGTTACATCCCTGCTGCTACGTTCTGGCGCGCGGACTGGCGGCATGAAACCCGCCGGTCCGACCACGTGGAACCGGCCCGACCGGACCGGCCGGACCGAGGAGAGGCACAGGCATGCGAGGCGCTACCCGTCCCCGCACGGGCGCGGGCGGCGCAGGCGCGGGCCGCCTCACCGGGGTGGATGCCGTGCGCGGACTCGCCGTACTCGGCATGTTCGCCGTACACGTCGGCCCCGGGGCGCAGCCCGACGGGGCCGGCTACCTGGTCGTCGCCGCGGACGGGCGGGCCCCCGCCCTGTTCACGCTTCTCGCCGGGTTCTCTCTGGCCCTCGCCGGGCGCGGCAGCCGGCCGTCACCTGCACCGGCAGGCGGACCGCTCCGGCGCCACCGGCCGCTGCTGATCCGCTGCGCGGTGCTGGCCGCCCTCGGGCTGCTCCTGGCCGCGCTGTGGCCGGGGTTCCTGGTCATCCTGACCTTCTTCGCCGTGTACTTCCTCGCCGCGGAGCCGTTCACCCGGCTGTCCACGCCGGTGCTCACCGCCGTCGCAGGGGCGTCGGTCGTCGCCGGGCCCGTCCTGTCGTTCGCCCTCGGGCCCGTGTTCGGGTACGGGCAGTCCGGGCGCGGCGCGGTCCCCGAGCCGGCCGGGCTGACCAGCTGGGAGGGGCTGGGCCGGACCCTGTGCGAGCTGCTGCTGACCGGCGCCTACCCGCTGGCCACCTACTTCCCGTACGTGCTGGTCGGGCTCGCCGCCGGCCGGCTGTGCGACCTGCGGGAGCGCCGCAGCGCGCTGCGGCTGGCGGGCTGGGGCGCGGCCGCGGCCGCCGCCGGGTACGGCACCGCCTGGCTCATCGCGCACCTGCTCGGCGGCCGCGACCGGCTCCTCGCGGTGATAGCCGCCCGCCACCCGGAGGCCGCTGGCGCCGCCGACCCCGTACGCGCCGTACTGGACGGCCAGTTCGGCGCCATACCCAGCACCTCCTGGGACTGGCTGCTCGTCGCCGACCCGTACAGCCAGACGCCGCTGGAGACCCTCGGCAACGCGGGCGTGGGCTGCGCCCTCATCGGCCTCTTCGTGCTCGCGGCGCAGAACCGGGCGGGCGTACGGCTGCTGGCACCGCTCGCCGCGCTCGGGGCGAT
Coding sequences within:
- a CDS encoding thioredoxin family protein; its protein translation is MAHRVHRPAEDEEFAFVLRMAEGPVLACFVGSWPKALAASREMDALAAEAAAEYGPRLTAVRADMARCPGPTRRFGVTSAPTALILRDGREAARYEGPAAPEEFRAFLREHLGAP
- a CDS encoding cytochrome P450 codes for the protein MSETVVFPQNRTCPYHPPTAYEPLRAGRPLSRVSLFDGRSVWIVTGHAEARALLADARLSSDRQNAAFPAPTPRFAGLRDRRTALLGVDDPEHNAQRRMLIPSFTLKRTAALRPRIQETVDRLLDDMVARGPRAELVGAFALPVPSMVICDVLGVPYEDHEFFEEQSRRLLRGPEMADVEDARTRINAYLAELIERKRSEPGEGLLDELVGRHVEAGGTDVGELVSLAAILLIAGHETTANMISLGTFTLLRHPEQLAELREDPSLLPAAVEELMRFLSIADGMLRVATEDIEVGGVTVRADDGVVFSTSVINRDEAVFERPDVLDWHRPARHHLGFGFGVHQCLGQNLARAEMEIALGTLFARLPGLRLAADPDRIPFKPGDTLQGMVELPVAW
- a CDS encoding ferredoxin, with translation MSGDAPRERRTGGGAAGAVAVAVDRGVCIGAGQCALTAPEVFTQDDDGFGQVLPGREDGHGSALLREAVRACPVSAVSLRTGG
- a CDS encoding cold-shock protein, with the protein product MATGIVKWFNAEKGFGFITQDAGGPDVFVHFSAIQSSGYRSLEENQKVEYDVVQGPKGPQAENVVPHS
- a CDS encoding HGxxPAAW family protein; the encoded protein is MSAHGHVDMGHTVAGWTGTALAVLGSAVAGTGLCLSSEPVLWLGLAVVAAAGLATWLLHLAGWGKPSGPRPESAWDWRVRDTAARGGHTDCLGCRMSGGRRAAAGRPRRAAPAPAPDAGV
- a CDS encoding DEAD/DEAH box helicase — encoded protein: MPEPAVPALPPVASFEELDLPRELLGTLAEAGVAEPFPIQAAALPNALAGRDVLGRARTGSGKTLAFGLAVLARTAGRKAEPKRPLALVLVPTRELAQQVTEALAPHAAALDLRMTAVVGGLSIGRQVGELRRGTEVVVATPGRLNDLVGRRDVSLERVRTAVLDEADQMCDMGFLPQVTELLDQVRPDGQRMLFSATLDRNVDQLVRAYLKDPVPLSVDPSAATVTTMDHHVLHIQAADKYSAATEIAAREGRVLMFLDTKHGVDQFVKHLRAMGVRAEGLHSGKSQPQRTRTLAQFKEGTVTVLVATNVAARGIHIDDLDLVVNVDPPADHKDYLHRGGRTARAGGSGRVVTLATPNQRRDVVRLMAEARIRPTTTQVRSGEAALSRITGAKAPSGVPLSGASPTDAKGRPSGSDLGFRGMGSRSGKAGRGKESRKTAEAKALAEARRAARVRRGH
- a CDS encoding class I SAM-dependent methyltransferase, yielding MSHVSHAPVTTPDGEPAIPAPTAYEQVEGWFSDYDQAIFDWFLTHQEESGAEPGDLLELGAFMGKSAIFLGRYLRDGEEFTVCDLFDSPAPDESNLAETKGSYPTLTRRGFEVNYLAFHERLPTVIQAPTFVVADRVRPASCRFVHIDASHLYEHVVQDIASSRAVAAPGAVIAFDDYRSEHCPGVAAAVWAAVATEGLRLICVSGAKLYATWDDPEPYRRGLLDWLEGRPDLWHGIDDVAGQQLVRIGDHGAVPPEPPKPLHPAPEPAPEPVAPPKPVARPRPGAAWRKLAKDLLPPVVTRAIVTARRRRRERR
- a CDS encoding SRPBCC family protein, whose translation is MTDSAITYTVYIRTDPAVVWQALTDPGYTRRYWGLAFETDWAVGSPMVWVERGARTEDAGQVVLECVPDRRLAYTWHTFTPEWAASAGVGEELRAELAAQPRTRVAYEIEPVGDALARLTIRHEGFVPDGPLIGMCGEAWPMLASSLKTLLETGAPLPEPEPGPEPGGRAPTAG
- a CDS encoding DUF418 domain-containing protein gives rise to the protein MRGATRPRTGAGGAGAGRLTGVDAVRGLAVLGMFAVHVGPGAQPDGAGYLVVAADGRAPALFTLLAGFSLALAGRGSRPSPAPAGGPLRRHRPLLIRCAVLAALGLLLAALWPGFLVILTFFAVYFLAAEPFTRLSTPVLTAVAGASVVAGPVLSFALGPVFGYGQSGRGAVPEPAGLTSWEGLGRTLCELLLTGAYPLATYFPYVLVGLAAGRLCDLRERRSALRLAGWGAAAAAAGYGTAWLIAHLLGGRDRLLAVIAARHPEAAGAADPVRAVLDGQFGAIPSTSWDWLLVADPYSQTPLETLGNAGVGCALIGLFVLAAQNRAGVRLLAPLAALGAMALSAYVGHALVLAGPAHGAASWTALGVFAAVSMAAAWGWQHAWAGSPLRRGPLEHVLRVASQGRAG